Proteins encoded together in one Triticum dicoccoides isolate Atlit2015 ecotype Zavitan chromosome 7B, WEW_v2.0, whole genome shotgun sequence window:
- the LOC119341787 gene encoding dynamin-2A-like, which yields MEAMEELSQLSESIRQAASLLADDDPSDDTAPRRPSTFLNAVVLGNVGSGKSAVLNSLIGHPVLPTGENGATRAPIVVDLQREPGLSTKSIVLQIDSKSQQVSASALRHSLQDRLSKSVSGRGRSDEISLKLRTSTAPPLKLIDLPGLDQRAVDDSMINDYAGHNDAILLVVIPAVQAAEVASSRAIRLAKDIDSDGSRTIGILSKIDQAEGDAKTIACVQALLSNKGPKNLPDIEWVALVGQSVAIASAQSGSVGSENSLETAWQAEAETLKSILTGAPHSKLGRVSLVSAIAKQIRKRMKVRLPNLLTGLQGKSQMVQAELARLGESMVQSPEGTRAVALELCREFEDKFLAHITSGEGSGWKIVASFEGKFPDRIKQLPLDRHFDLNNVKRIVLEADGYQPYLISPEKGLRSLIKIVLDMAKEPSRLCVDEVHRVLLDIVNASANATPGLGRYPPFKREVIAIASNALDSFKSDAKKMVVALVDMERAFVPAQHFIRLVQRRMERQRREDEMRNRPSKKGQESEQSVTNRASSPLTKSEQAGGSSKPTKEKPSQDKDTKEGPNLQVAGPAGEITAGYLLKKSAKTNGWSRRWFVLNEKSGKLGYTKKQEERHFRGVITLEECNLEEVDEEEPSKSLKDSKKANGPEKGPSLVFKITNRVAYKTVLKAHSAVVLKAESTADKVEWVNKIKAVIQSKGGSFKAANSEGGPLKQSQPDSSTDAMIRRPADPEEELRWMSQEVRGYVEAVLNSLAANVPKAIVLCQVEKAKEDMLNQLYSSISGQSNAKIEELLQEDHNAKRRREKYQKQSSLLSKLTRQLSIHDNRAAASSYSNDSPEAESPRTPGRPGEDWRSAFDSAANGPAPNIESRSRSADGRRRSENGDPNSTSRRTPNRMPPAPPRY from the exons atggaggccatggaggagctgTCGCAGCTCTCCGAGTCGATACGCCAGGCGGCCTCGCTCCTCGCCGACGACGACCCCTCCGACGACACCGCGCCCAGGCGCCCCTCCACCTTCCTCAACGCCGTCGTCCTCGGCAACGTC GGTTCAGGCAAGTCGGCCGTGCTGAACAGTCTCATCGGCCATCCCGTGTTG CCGACGGGGGAGAACGGGGCGACCAGGGCGCCCATCGTGGTGGACCTGCAGAGGGAACCGGGCCTCAGCACCAAGTCTATCGTGCTGCAGATCGATAGCAAGTCGCAGCAGGTGTCCGCAA GTGCTCTGCGGCATTCTCTGCAGGATAGGCTCAGCAAGAGTGTGTCTGGGAGGGGCCGCTCAGATGAGATTTCGCTCAAGCTGCGAACCAGCACAG CTCCCCCCCTAAAATTGATTGATTTACCTGGGTTAGACCAGCGAGCTGTGGATGATTCAATG ATCAATGATTATGCTGGGCACAATGATGCAATACTACTAGTTGTGATACCTGCGGTACAAGCAGCTGAAGTTGCATCATCTCGAGCCATCAGGCTGGCAAAGGATATTGATTCAGATG GTTCGAGAACTATCGGTATCTTAAGCAAGATTGATCAAGCAGAAGGAGACGCGAAAACTATAGCTTGTGTTCAGGCCCTTCTCTCGAACAAGGGCCCAAAAAACCTTCCTGACATTGAGTGGGTCGCTCTGGTAGGACAATCTGTAGCTATTGCATCGGCACAATCTGGATCAGTTGGTTCTGAAAACTCGCTGGAAACAGCATGGCAAGCTGAAGCTGAGACCCTTAAGTCCATCTTAACTGGAGCTCCCCATAGTAAGCTAGGTAGAGTTTCTTTGGTTAGCGCCATTGCTAAGCAGATACGTAAAAGGATGAAAGTGCGTCTTCCTAACCTATTGACTGG CCTTCAGGGTAAATCCCAGATGGTGCAAGCTGAGCTGGCAAGGCTTGGGGAATCTATGGTACAAAGTCCTGAAGGAACCCGAGCAGTTGCATTGGAGCTGTGCCGGGAGTTTGAAGATAAGTTCCTTGCTCATATTACATCTGGCGAG GGGTCTGGATGGAAAATTGTTGCAAGTTTTGAAGGCAAGTTTCCAGACAGAATTAAGCAGCTACCATTGGACAGACATTTTGATCTCAACAATGTCAAAAGG ATTGTCCTGGAAGCCGACGGTTATCAACCATATTTGATATCTCCAGAGAAAGGGTTGAGGTCATTAATAAAAATAGTACTAGACATGGCAAAGGAGCCATCACGACTATGTGTTGACGAG GTACACCGTGTATTGTTGGACATAGTCAATGCTTCCGCTAATGCCACACCTGGGCTTGGAAGATATCCTCCATTCAAGCGTGAG GTCATTGCAATAGCATCGAATGCATTGGATAGCTTTAAAAGTGATGCCAAAAAGATGGTAGTTGCTCTTGTTGACATGGAGCGTGCCTTTGTTCCTGCTCAACATTTCATCCGTCTAGTACAAAGAAG AATGGAGAGGCAGCGCCGTGAGGACGAGATGAGAAACCGACCTTCCAAGAAAGGACAAGAGTCTGAACAATCCGTGACAAACAGG GCCTCCAGTCCACTAACAAAATCTGAGCAAGCCGGTGGTAGCTCAAAACCAACGAAAGAAAAACCAAGTCAAGACAAAGACACAAAAGAGGGACCAAATTTGCAGGTTGCTGGTCCTGCTGGTGAAATTACTGCAG GTTACCTTTTGAAGAAAAGTGCAAAAACTAATGGGTGGAGCAGAAGGTGGTTCGTCCTAAATGAGAAGAGTGGAAAG CTTGGATACACAAAGAAGCAAGAGGAAAGACATTTTCGTGGTGTCATCACTCTTGAG GAATGCAacctcgaggaagtagatgaggaaGAACCTTCTAAAAGCTTAAAGGATTCAAAAAAGGCTAATGGACCTGAAAAAGGCCCAAGTCTTGTGTTCAAGATAACTAACAGGGTCGCCTATAAGACTGTCCTTAAAG CTCATAGCGCTGTTGTATTGAAGGCTGAGAGCACTGCTGACAAGGTTGAGTGGGTAAATAAGATAAAAGCTGTAATTCAAAGCAAAGGTGGTTCTTTCAAGGCTGCAAATTCTGAGGGTGGTCCACTGAAGCAAAGCCAGCCAGATAGCTCCACA GATGCAATGATACGGAGACCAgcggatcctgaagaagaacttagatGGATGTCTCAAGAAGTTCGTGGTTATGTTGAGGCTGTTCTAAATAGTCTAGCAGCAAATGTCCCAAAG GCCATCGTGCTCTGCCAAGTGGAGAAAGCAAAGGAAGATATGTTGAACCAGCTATACAGCTCGATAAG CGGGCAAAGCAATGCAAAAATTGAAGAACTTCTCCAAGAAGACCACAATGCTAAACGTAGAAGGGAAAAGTACCAGAAGCAATCATCTCTGTTGTCAAAGCTCACACGTCAACTTAGTATCCATGACAATCGAGCTGCTGCTTCCTCTTATTCAAATGATAGCCCTGAAGCTG AGAGCCCTCGGACACCCGGCCGCCCTGGCGAGGACTGGAGGTCAGCCTTCGATTCTGCAGCAAATGGCCCTGCCCCGAACATCGAATCAAGGTCGAGAAGTGCCGATGGTCGCAGGCGCTCCGAAAATGGGGATCCCAACTCTACCAGCCGACGCACACCAAACCGAATGCCGCCAGCGCCACCGAGATACTAA